In a genomic window of Gossypium arboreum isolate Shixiya-1 chromosome 7, ASM2569848v2, whole genome shotgun sequence:
- the LOC108471429 gene encoding translation initiation factor IF3-4, chloroplastic-like — protein sequence MYLLDQQLGYNIDQHDYSVRLKAARKFLNDGDKVKVIVNLKGRENEFRNMAMELIRRFQNDVGELATEESKNFKDRNIFIVLVPNKAVLQKAQQDPGKKKDKPTKNEVSAGV from the exons ATGTATCTTCTTGATCAACAGTTGGG TTATAACATTGATCAACATGATTATTCTGTTCGTTTGAAAGCTGCAAGGAAGTTTCTGAATGATGGTGATAAG GTTAAGGTCATAGTGAACTTGAAAGGTCGAGAAAACGAATTTAGAAATATGGCTATGGAACTCATCAGACGTTTTCAGAATGATGTTGGGGAG CTTGCAACTGAGGAAAGCAAGAACTTCAAAGACAGGAATATATTCATAGTTTTGGTTCCAAATAAGGCTGTTTTACAAAAAGCTCAACAAGATCCCGGAAAGAAAAAAGATAAACCGACCAAAAATGAAGTCTCAGCTGGTGTCTGA